A window of the Lactuca sativa cultivar Salinas chromosome 5, Lsat_Salinas_v11, whole genome shotgun sequence genome harbors these coding sequences:
- the LOC111901340 gene encoding 1-acyl-sn-glycerol-3-phosphate acyltransferase 2 — MAIAAAVTIVPIGLLFFASGLIVNLIQAIIYVTIRPFSKSIFRRINRMVAELLWLELVWIVDWWAGVKVCLYTDPETLEMMGKEHALVIANHKSDIDWLIGWVFAQRSGCLGSTLAVMKKSSKYLPVIGWSMWFSEYLFLERSWAKDETTLKLGLERLKDYPQPFWLALFVEGTRFTQAKLLAAQEYASSLGLPVPRNVLIPRTKGFVTSVSQMRSFVPAIIDMTVALPKDTTPPTMLRLFKGQSSVIHVKVKRHSMKDLPESDEAVAQWCKDIFVVKDDVLDKHRELNTFPDSELVDIGRPLKSLVVVVSWACLIVFGTFKFLQWSNLLSSWKGLTFAGVGLAVVTVLMQILIQFSQADRSTRAKVAPARSNGSTSVQDKQQ; from the exons ATGGCTATCGCAGCGGCAGTTACTATCGTCCCTATTGGCCTCCTCTTCTTCGCCTCTGGCCTCATCGTTAATCTCATTCAG GCTATTATTTATGTGACTATACGGCCATTCTCGAAGAGTATATTTAGAAGAATCAACAGAATGGTGGCGGAGCTGTTGTGGCTGGAACTTGTGTGGATCGTTGATTGGTGGGCAGGAGTCAAG GTTTGTCTGTACACAGATCCTGAAACTCTAGAAATGATGG GTAAAGAACATGCTCTTGTGATAGCTAATCATAAAAGTGACATAGATTGGCTCATTGGGTGGGTGTTTGCTCAG CGATCAGGGTGTCTTGGTAGCACATTGGCTGTCATGaaaaaatcatcaaaatatcTTCCA GTGATCGGTTGGTCAATGTGGTTTTCTGAGTATCTTTTTCTTGAGAGAAGCTGGGCTAAAGATGAAACTACTCTAAAG TTGGGACTTGAGAGGCTAAAAGACTACCCTCAGCCATTTTGGTTGGCTCTTTTTGTGGAGGGGACTCGGTTTACTCAAGCAAAGCTTTTAGCAGCTCAAGAATATGCATCTTCATTGGGATTAcctgttcctagaaatgttttaATTCCACGAACAAAG GGGTTTGTTACTTCAGTGAGTCAGATGAGATCATTTGTTCCTGCTATTATTGATATGACAGTTGCTCTTCCCAAAGATACAACTCCACCAACAATGCTCAGGCTCTTTAAAGGCCAGTCTTCTGTG ATTCATGTGAAAGTGAAGCGTCATTCAATGAAGGATCTGCCAGAATCAGACGAAGCTGTTGCCCAATGGTGCAAAGATATATTTGTTGTGAAG GATGATGTGCTAGACAAGCATAGAGAATTAAACACCTTTCCTGATTCTGAACTCGTTGACATTGGCCGACCATTGAAGTCTCTAGTG gtGGTGGTTTCGTGGGCATGCTTGATTGTATTCGGGACGTTCAAATTCCTGCAGTGGTCAAATCTGTTGTCTTCATGGAAGGGTTTGACTTTTGCTGGGGTTGGGTTGGCGGTTGTAACTGTTTTGATGCAGATATTGATCCAATTCTCTCAGGCTGATCGGTCCACACGCGCAAAGGTGGCCCCCGCAAGGTCCAATGGTAGTACTAGTGTCCAAGACAAGCAGCAGTGA